CGTCCAAGCAGGGTGAGATGGTGTCCGCGCGAGGCGAGGGTGCGGGCGACATGCAGACCGATGCCGCTGTTGCCGCCCGCAATGAGAATGCTCTTCGACACGCAAGTCCCTTCGATTAAGTTGCCGTCGGTCACTGACCGTCAGGGTGACTGGTGACGAGTTCCTCGACACGGTCGCGATTGCGATGCAGGTTCCAGTACACCTGGGCGATGTCGTCGGGGTCGCGGTGAGGAACCCCTTCGGGAGCAACAGCACCAATGAACACGTTGATCGCAACGGTGGCGACATGGACGCCCTTGTCCGCGATCACGTTATGGAGGTTGTGTGCAAAGTTCCGGAGCCCGGCCTGCGCTGCGTTAGTCGCGGCCAGCATCGGATAGGGATTGATCGCGCCGCCGCCGGTGGTGAACAGGATCGTCCCGCTGCCGCGCTCCACCATGCCAGGGAGTACCGCTTGGACGGCGGCGATGCCACCGATCAGGTTCGTCTCCAACTCCGGGATGAGGTTTTCGACGGTGACCTGGTCGGGGTGAATCTGCTGCAGCCCGCTGTAGGGGGAGAATTCCAGTACGTCAATCCCTCCAAACTCGGCGCCGGCCGCAGCGAGCGCTGCGCTAAGGGCGTGCGTATCGCGGACGTCGGCCGGGAACGCGGCTGCACTGATGCCTGCTGCTCCAAGCTCGCCGACGAGGTCGGAAAGCTTGTCCGGGTTGCGGGCGATGAGCGCCACGTCGAACCCTTCGCGTCCGAAGGTGAATGCGAGGGAGCGGCCGAGGCCGGGGCCCGCACCGATGATTGCAATTGTGGGCATAAGAGAGTCTCCTACTCATGAAACGGGTGGATTATGGCGTGCGGGCGCACGCCAGGAACCGGCCGACTAGGTATCGACCGGAAGATAAGAGAAGAGGAGCCTATTCCGCGGTGTGTGCGGGCAGGCTCGGGAGTCGACCCTGAGCGCATGCACCGTCGGGGTCGATGACGCTGAGGATGCGGCGGGAGATCTCGCCCGCCTGTTTCTGCTGGCCCTTCGTCAATGGGGAGAACACTGAGCGACGTACTTCATCGGTGTATGCCGGGGCGGCCTCGATGACTTTCCCAGCGCCTTCGCTGGTCAACTCCGCAAGGGTGTAGCGACCGTCGGCAGGGTCAGGCCGGCGGGTGATCCATCCTTTCCTCTCAAGCCTGCCGGCCGCGTTTGACAGTCGCGTGAGACTGCTCGCGATCAGGTCGGCGACTTCACTCATCCGGCGGGTGCGCTCCGGGGAACGAATCAGGGTCGCGAGCACCATGAACTCGAAGTGACTGATACCCGCGTCTCGCTGCATCCGCGCGTCCAGCACCGCGGGCAACCGGATCAGCAGATAAGCCAACGCATCCCAGGTGTCCTGTTCGTCTGGTTCAAGCATCTCGAACCCCTGACCGCACTCCACATCCATGGCTTCGCTGTCCCTCCGTTTTCGCGTATTGATCGCTGTCATCCTTGCATGGGTGGGATTGCTCCGAGCTTGTTCATGAGACCGAACACGTCTGCCTCCACCCACCGTTCCTCGATCCGCCCGTCAACTACACGGTCGATCACGACTGCGGTGAAAGCAATATCGGCGCCCGTGGGTTCAAGACCCATCCAACTGTTCTGGAAAGTACCCCGCCAAGACCACCGGGTCGCGACTTTCTCGCCCTCGGCAATCTGCTCCTCAACGGTAATCCGCGCATCCGGAACTGCGGCGATCAGCACCGACTCCGTCTGTTGGAAATCATCTGCAGTGCTCACCGATCCGCCTGGACCGTGCAGCACAAATCCGTCCGCGAACAGTTCCACTGCGGCACCCAAGTCCGGGTATCGAGCATAGAACTCCCGGACTACACCTTTGCTTGGACTTTCAGCCATCACAGCCACCTCTCCAGGTTGACATCACTCTCTTCTCCCACGACTGTATCACTTCATCAGTGAAGTAACCTGAGCGTACAAACCCGGCACCTTGAGCAATGCGCGTGTGCCGCCCTCAGAGTTCAACAAGGAGGCAACTAGGAAGAGAAGCGCACCCTCGCCCAGAACCACCGAAACTGGCTGGCTCGTGGCGATCAGAGCGGATTTTTTCCAGAGACCTCAGGGCTCGATCGTGGTTGCCCCAGGCGGGCTAGTCTGTTGTCATGTCGGTCTCCGAGTTATCCGCTAGCACTCAGGACTATCTGAAGGCCGTGTGGGCGTTGGCGGAGTGGTCGGAGACCCCGGTGACGCCGAAGCTGATGGCGGATCGGATGGGGTTGAAGCTCTCCTCGGTGTCGGATGCGGTTCGGAAGCTCACCGAGCAGGGCCTTCTCGAGCACGCTCCGTACGGTGCGGTGACGTTGACCGAGGAAGGGCAGGTCCATGCGATCGCGATGGTGCGTCGGCATCGTCTGATCGAGACGTTCCTCGTGGAAACGCTCGGGTACCGGTGGGATCAGGTGCATGACGAGGCCGAGACGCTCGAGCACGCCGTGTCCGATTTCATGATCGACCGTCTCGCCGAGCTTCTCGGGCATCCTGACCGTGATCCGCACGGTGACCCCATCCCCTCTGCGGACGGCAGAGTGACACGCCCCAACGCGATCCACTTGACCAGGCTGATGCCGGGGCAGCGGGCGCGGGTGGAGCGGATCTCCGACGATGATCCGCAGTTGCTGCAGTTCTTCGCGGAGAACGGGATCCGATACGGCACCGTGCTCGAAGCACACCCGAGCACCCCCTATTCAGAGGCGATCGAGGTGCGTGTCGAGGGTCGGACAGAGAGGCTCGCGCTGGGGCGCGCAGCTACCGATGCGGTCTGGGTGGAGGCACTGGCCTGAGCCGGGTTCTGGTGTTCCTTCCCGTCCGATCTTGCGGTGAAGATTCGGTAGGCGGCCTGGACTCCGATCGTGTGCGCCGTGTTGTTGCATATCAAGCTGATCACCCCGGTCGCGTGATCCATCTGCTCGACGCGAACAACTCGCCCTGGGGTGAGGCCGAGGGCATCGAAGCGGTCGAGTAGTGCGGGGTCGGTATCGGAGACGCGCAGGATCTCAAGCTCCACACCGCTGCGCTGTTCGCTCAACGGACGGCCCTGCCGTACGGTCGATTCGCCGGTTCCGGGTATCGGGTTACCGTACGGGTCGGTCTGCGGTGAGCCCGCGACCGCGTGGAGGCGGTTCGCAAGGTCGTCGTGGAGCACCGGCAGGAGCCCATCGGCTTCTCTGGCGACCTCCGGCCAGGGGTAGTCGAGCACCTGGTACAGGAACGCGCGGGCGATGCGGTTGTGTCGCACCACTGCGAGGGCGAGCTGTTCACCCTTGAGGGTGAGTTCGATCGGCCCGTAAGGTTTGTGCCGGATCAGCCGCGCGTCCGCGAGCGAGCGAACGGTCTGCGAAACCGTCGCGGGCGCCTTCGCGAGCCGCTCGGTGAGCGCCGTGACGCCGACGCGGACGCGTTCTTCATGCTGCAGGATCCAGATCGCCTTGAGATAGGGAATGATCGTGGCACCACGCGGGGTCGGCACGGGGGCTCCTTCACTGTGACGCCGCCACTGCATGTTCACGCACGTTGCGATTGCGCCGCTGCCGCAGCCGCGTGGCCACAAGCACGACGCCGAACACGAGTCCGTAGAACACCGACATGCCTGCGCTGGTGGCCGCGTCGAGCACGTACGCGAGCCAGAATCCGGCGAGTGCTCCGGCGACGGCGATGCCGGTGGTGAGGGCGATCATGACCGACAGCCGGGTGCTGAGTAGGTAGGCGGTCGCGGCCGGTACGACGACGAGTGCGATGACGAGGATCGCGCCTGCCGCGTTGAACGCGGCGGTGACGGTGACCGAGACGAGGAACATGAATGCGGTGTTCAAGAGGCCTGATCTGATGCCGAGGCTGGTCGCGAACTGGGCGTCGAAGGTCGTGACTTTCAGCTTCGCGTAGAACAGGCCGAGGAACGCCAGGTTCACGAGGAGCACGGCGAGCATCACGTACAGGTAGACGGGCCCCCAGGATGCTCCGCCGATGATGAGTTGCTGCCAGGCTGCGAGGTTGAGGTCGCCCACGAGCACGGCATGGGTGTCGAGGTGGACGTTCGCGAAGTTCAGGGTGACGAGGATTACGCCGCCGCTGAACAGCGCCGGGAAGATCAGCCCCTGCGAGGCGTCGCCGGTCAGGAGCCCGGTGCGGGAGAGCCACTCGCTGCCGAGCACCACGATGAGGCCGGCGAGGGCGGCGCCGAGGATGAGCAGCGGGGAGTCGAGGTTGTGGGCGAAGAAGTAGCCGACGACGATACCGGGGAGCACGGCGTGGCTGATGGCGTCGACGAGCATGGAGTTTTTGCGCAGGACGACGAACACGCCCGGGAGGGCGCAGGCGAGGGCGGTGACGACGGCGAGTAGCGTGGTGCCGAGGACGAAGCTCATCGGAGGGCTCCTTCCGCGGGTGTCGACGCGAGTAGCAGTTCCCGCTTCAAGGCCGCGCGTGCGCGGGTGCGGGAGATGGCTCGGGTGATGATGCTGCGCCGGGGCGAGAACAGCAGCGAGACGAGGAAGATCGCGAACAGTGTGAGCACGATCAGCGGGCCGGTCGGCACCTTGCCCAGCACGATCGAAAGGTACGCGCCGACGCCGCTGCCGACCGCGCCGAACAGGCCGGAGAGCGCGACCATGCCCGGCAGGGTGCGGGTCCATTGCCGGGCGGCGGCCGGCGGGGTGACGACGAACGCGACCATCAGCACGAGTCCGACGGCCTTCACCCCGATCACGGTGGCGATGACGATCGTGGTGAACATGAGTGTGTCGATCGTGCGCGCCCTGAACCCGAGCACCGTGGAGTGGTCCGGGTCGAAGGTGCGCAGCGAGAATTCCTTCCAGAACAGGAGCATGAGCGTCAGCGCGAGCGCGCCGACGGTGATGCTCGTCGTGAGGTCGGCGATCGTGATCACGGAGGCGTTGCCGAAGAGGTAGTCCTGGATCCCGCCCTTGCCCGGGAAGGCTCCGTTCGCGATGATGCGCATGAGCAGCATGCCGGCGCCGAAGAAGACCGTGAGCGACACTGCCATCGCGGTGTCGATGCGGATCTTCGAGGCCCTGGTGATGCCGTTGGCGAAGAGCACCGCGAGCGTGCCGACGATGACCGCGCCGATGATCAGTGCGATCATGTTGCGGCCGTCCGCGCCCAGCACGACGACCGCCGTCAGGAATGCGAGCAGCGTCCCGGGGAGCGCGGCATGGGAGATCACGTCGCTGATGAGCGACTGCTTCCGCAGATAGGCGAAGCTCCCGAGGGCGCCGGCGACGAGCCCGATGGTTATGGTGCCGAAGAGCACCATCCGGTAGGTGTGGTTGCCGAGGAACTCGATGAGGCTCATGACGCGAACTCCAGGAACGCGTCGTCGCCCGCCGTGACTTCGTACGCGGTGCGGATGTTCGCGCGCGTGAACGATTCATCAGCAGGCCCGGAGGCGACGACGCGGCGGTTGAGCAGGGTGACGTGGTCGCAGTAGTCGCGCACGGTCGCGAGGTCGTGGTGCACGATCACGACGGTCTTCCCCTGCTCCCGCAGGGTGTGGAGTACGGAGACGATAGCCTGCTGGCTCTTCGCGTCGATGCCCTGGAACGGCTCGTCCATGAAGTACAGATCCGGAGCCTGCACCAGCGTACGGGCGAGGAACACACGCTGCCGCTGCCCGCCGGAGAGCTCCCCGATCTGCCGGGATGCGAGATCCGGAATCCCTGTCTGCTCGAGGGCCGCGATCGCGCGGGCGCGCTCGCGCTTCCCGGGGCGGCGGATCCAGCCGAGCGATCCGTAGGTACCCATCGTCACCACGTCGAGCACCGTCGTCGGGAAGTCCCAGTCGACGCTGGTCGACTGCGGCATGTAGCCGACCCTCTTCCGCGTGCGTGCGAGGGGCTGACCGAAGAACTCGGAAGTGCCGGTGAGGGGCTTCACGAGGCCGAGCATGGCCTTGATCAGGGTCGATTTCCCGGCCCCGTTCGGGCCGACGATCCCCATCACCACGCCCTGGGGCACGGCGAAGTCGACGCTGCGCAGCACGGGTTCCGCCCGGTAGGCGACGGAAAGGCCGCGGGTGCTGCAGGCGAGGGCGGCCTCCGGGGAGGCAGGGGCTCCGGTGGGAGCCCCTGCCTCGTGAACGGTGTCGGTCACGGTCACTGCCCCGCGGTTCCGAGGGCCTCGGCCACGGCTTGCGCGTTGTGCGAGAACGCGCCGATGTAGGTGTTCACCGGGTCCTCCGCGCCGAGCGAGTCAGCGAAGAGCTCCTCGCCAGAGACCTCGACCTGCCAGCCGCGCGACTGGACCGCTTCCTTCAGGCTGGTGATGGCCTGCGGATTGGCCTGGTTGTCCTGGAAGATCACGGGAACCTCGTTGTCTGCGATGAGCTGCGCCAGCTCCGACAACTCACCCGCGCTGAGCTTCGCCTCAGTGGAGACGAAGTCCGTGGCGTGCACCTCCAGGTCAAAGGTCTGCCCGAAATAGTTGAACGCGTCATGCCCCGTGATCAGGATCCGCGGCTCGATCTTGCCGTCGCCGAGGAGCTCGTGCGCCTCGGCGACCACCGCATCGATCTCCTCGACGTACGCGTCGGCGTTCGCCGTGTACTCGGCCGCCCCCTCCGGGTCGATCTCGCCGAGCTTGTCGGCGACGTAGCCGACCACGAGCGACCAGGCTTCGGGGCTGTTCCAGACGTGCGGGTCATGCAGCGGGTTGCCCTGATCGTCGGTCTCGGGCCAGTCCAGCAGCAGCTCTGCGGGGAGCTGGTCTCCGACGGCGAGCTGCGTGTCTCCCAGGCTCTCGAGCTGGTCGATCATCTGCGCTTCGAGGTGCAGGCCGTTCCAGAACACGACGTCGGCGTTCTGGATCGTCTCGATGTCCTTCGTCGAGGGCTGGTAGGTGTGCGGGTCGCCGCCCGGGCCAACCATCGTGGTGACCTCGGCCTCGGGGGCGATGTTCGCGACGGCGTCGGCGAGATAACCGGTGGTCGCGTAGACCTGGAGCGGGTCGCCGTCACTGCCGGGCTCGGGGGTGCCGGTGCTCGCGCAGGCGGTGAGGCCGAGTGCGGCGATCGCTGTGATCGTGACTCCGGTGAGGAACTTCCTGGTGATCTTCAAGAGATGCAGCCTTCCTGTATCAGTGGGTGTTGAGATGGGTCGATCCAGTACCGGATCAGGGATGCTCATCGTCGGCCGAGGTCGCCTGTGCGGTGAGGGCGGCGCTGAGGGATTGGTGGGCGTCCCAGATCTCGCGCGGCACATCGGGCAGGCCCTGGAGGTGCTCCTGCCGATGCTGTGCTTCCTCGATCCAGCGCTTCGTTTCGATTCGTAGCAGCCTGTCGAGATCCTCTGCCGTGATGTCGAGGCCGGCGAGGTCGAGTTCCTCTGCCGTGGGGATGACCCCGACTGGTGTGGGCTGTCCGTGGGCGTCGCCTGCGCGGTAGCGCATGAGCCAGTTCAGGGCGCGGAGGTTCTCACGGTAACCGGGCCAGAGGTAGTGGCCGTCTTCGGGGTCGCGTTGGAACCAGTTGACGTGCGCGAACACCGGAAGCTCCGCAAGCTGTCCGAGCAGGGTCAGCCAGTGCTGGGCGTAGCGGCCCTCGGAGTAGGAGAAGAAGGGGCGCATCGACATCGGGTCGTAGCGGAGTTGCCCGTCGACGCCCTCCGCCGCGAAGGTCGCCTCCGCCCCCAGGGTGAGCCCGTCGTAGACCCCGGCGGCGAGGTCGTCGATGGCTCGGATGAGGGGTTCGCGGTCGCGGGTGCGTCCGCCGAAGATGATCGCGTCGATCACCACTCCGGCAGGGTCTGCGGCGTCGGCGGCGAGATTCGGGATCCGCTCGAGGGGGATCGTGAAGCGACTGTTCGGGTGCGCCCACGGAGCGCCCTGCTGGTCGGGCCCGCGGTCGGCGATCGGGGTGCCGGTCCAGTCGAGCCAGCCGTCGAGTGCCGCGGGAGGCTCGGGGGTGAGTCCCTCCCACCAGACCTCGCCGGTGAGGTGGTTGTAGGCGGTGTTCGTGAAGATCGTGCCGGAGCCTTCCGCGATCGCGGCCATCGCGGTCGGGTTCGTGCCCTCGTTCGTGTCTTTCGCGACCCCGAACGCACCGTTCTCAGGGTTGATGGCGCGCAGACGCCCCGCATCGTCGACCCACATCCAGGCGATGTCGTCGCCGTAAAAGTCGACTCGGTACCGCTCGCCGAGCGCGTCCGGTGGAAGGGTCATAGCGAGGTTGGTCTTGCCAGAAGCGCTCGGGAAGCCGCCGCAGACGTGATAGCTGTCGCCGGTTTCGAGGTCGCGGATGCCGAGGAGCAAGAACTGTTCCGCGAGGAATCTCCCGGAGGTGTAGCCGTCGTAGGAGGCTTGGCGCAGGCCGTGGGCGATCTTCCCGAGCAGTGCGTTGCCGCCGTAGGCGGAGCCGTAGTGGAGGATCGTGCGCTCGTCGGCGATGGTCGCGAACAGGCGAGCATCCTCGGGCGTGCCATGTCTGAGCGAGTCGGGATCTCCGGTGACCTGCACGCCGCGCACGAAGAAGTCCGGGTCGGTGAGCCCGTCGAAGTGCTCGAGGCCGACGCGGGCCATGCGGATCATCTGCAGCACGACCGTGCGGTCATCGGTGAGTTCCACACCGGCCGCGTAGGCCGCGAGCGGAGTGCCTGTCGGAGCCATCAGGTACGGGACGACATACATCGTCTTCCCGCGAGACGCGCCACGCATCCGCTCGGTGATGACCGGCTTCACCTCGCTTGCGGACTGCCAGTTGTTGTAACGGCCACGATCGGCGGGATCAGAGGTTGCGACGACCGTGCGTTCCTCGGAACGGGCCGTGTCCTTCGGGTGGGATCTGGCGTAGTAGCGGCCCTCGCCTGCGGGCAGCAGTTCGCCTGCGGTGAGGGCTTCGCCGAGGAGCCGAGCGTCATCGGTCGCGGAGACGAGTTCGATCCGGTCGGGTTCGGTGACCCCGCCCCACTCCTCCACGAACGTCCGGATGCTCTCGTTCCGAATCTCGGCAGGAATCTGGATCCTGGTCGGATCGCTCATTGCACAACCTCATTCATTCTCGATGGGCCGGTCTCGGCCCACATGGACTGGTGACGTGCCCTGCCCGCACCCCACCATGATCTGTAGGTCTAACTCTAATGTTCGGTATGTCGTAGTCGCAAACATGGGCGTGTCGTAGTCGATCAACCGCATTTCGTGCTAACACTAGATGTAGTGCTCCGCACAACAATCACGCACTACATATTGTGCTCAAGTTTCAGAAGGGGGCGATACGCGGTGAACGTGAACCACCTAGCAGCAGGCCGCAGCATCCGGGAAGTGCGGGTGCTCGCGGGGCGGGAGTCGCCGGATCTGGTGTTCTTCTCGAGCGTGTCCGAGAACACCAGGCGCTTCGTCGAGCGTCTCGATCGAGGAGCGGCGCGGATCCCGTTACGACCCCGCGTGGAGGGCATGATCCGCGTGACCCGTCCGTTCGTGCTCGTCCTGCCCACTTACGGCGGGGGCGAACAGGCCGGGGCCGTACCGAAGCAAGTAATCCAGTTCCTGAACGACGCCGCGAACCGGGCACTCATCCGCGGGGTCATCACGGCCGGCAACACGAACTTCGGCGAGCACTACTGCATCGCCGGCGCCATCATCTCAGCCAAGTGCCGGGTGCCGGAGCTGTACCGCTTCGAGCTCCTGGGCACTGACCGCGACGTCGCCCGCGTGAACGAGGGGCTGCCCGAGTTCTGGGCGCAACAGACTATTTCACCACTGAACGAGAAGGACATCGCATGACCATCACCGCACCACCCACCACCGACACCACCCCGGCTCCCCCGAAGCGTGCCGGGATCGGCGAGCGCAAGGACTACCATGCCCTGAATGCGCAGCTGAACCTATTCGCCGCAGACGGGGCGATCCAGTTCGACAAGGATCGTGAGGCCGCAGACGCTTACCTCGCGCAGCAAGTCGCCCCGAACAGCATGCGGTTCGGCTCCGTGTGGGAACGGCTAGAGTGGCTGATAAAGCACGACTACTACGAAGAGGCGTACCTGCGTGCCTATGACGCGGATTTCGTGGAGCTGCTGCACGAGCGGGCTTCGGGCTTCGGGCACCGTTTCCAGACGTTCCTCGGCGCGTTCAAGTTCTTCACTTCCTACGCGCTCAAGACCTTCGACGGCGGCAGCTACCTGGAGGGCTTCGAGGAGCGCGTCGTCGCGACGGCGCTCTTCCTCGGCCAGGGTGACGCCGATCTCGCGGCGCGGCTCGTCGAGGAGATGCTGTCGGGTCGTTTCCAGCCGGCGACCCCGACGTTCCTGAACGCGGGCAAGGCACAGCGCGGCGAACTCGTCTCCTGCTTCCTGCTGCGCCTCGAAGACAACCTCGAATCCATCGGCCGCAGCGTGAACTCCGCGCTGCAGCTCTCCAAGCGCGGAGGCGGGGTTGCCCTGCTCCTCACCAATCTGCGGGAGACAGGAGCCCCGATCAAGCAGATCGAGAACCAAGCCTCCGGCGTGGTACCCGTCATGAAGATCCTCGAAGACAGCTTCAGCTATGCGAACCAGCTCGGCGCCCGGCAGGGCGCGGGAGCCGCATATCTGCATGCGCACCACCCGGACATCATGCGGTTCCTCGACACGAAGCGTGAGAACGCCGACGAGAAGATCCGCATCAAGACCCTCTCGCTCGGCGTCGTGATCCCGGATATCACCTTCGAGCTGGCGAAACAGAACCGCGAGATGCACCTCTTCAGCCCCTACGACGTACTCCGCGAGACCGGGATCCCGCTGTCGGATCAGTCGGTGAGCGACCGGTACGAGGAGTTCGTCGCGAACCCGCGCATCCGCAAGACCACGATCAGCGCCCGCGACTTCTTCAAGACCCTCGCCGAGCTGCAGTTCGAATCCGGCTACCCGTATGTGCTGTTCGAAGACACCGTGAACCGCGCAAACCCGCTCCAGGGGTGGGTGAACATGTCGAACCTCTGCAGCGAGATCCTCCAGGTCAATACCCCCTCCACCTACGATTCGGCAATCGGCTACGCGGAGGTCGGACGGGATATCTCCTGCAATCTCGGCTCGCTGAACGTCGCACAGGCCATGGCGTCTCCCGATTTCGGGGCGACGGTGGAGACTGCGGTGCGGGCGCTCACGAGCGTGTCGGATCAGACCGATGTCGACGCGGTGCCCTCTGTTGCGGCGGGGAACGCGGCGTCGCATGCGATCGGGCTCGGGCAGATGAACCTGCACGGCTACCTCGCCTCCCAGCGCATCTACTACGGCAGCGAGGAGGGCATCGACTTCACGGACGCCTACTTCCGTGCTGTCGCCTACCATGCGCTGCGCGCCTCGAACCGGCTCGCGATCGAACATGGTGAGGCCTTCGCGGGGTTCGAGCAGAGCGACTACGCCGACGGCGGCTACTTCGACCGCTACGTCGCCGAGGAATGGCGGCCCGGCACCGAGCGCGTACGAGACCTCTTCACAACCGCCGGGATCACGCTGCCGAGCGTCGCCGACTGGGAGCAGTTGCGCGATTCGATCCGGGAGCACGGCACCTACAACGCCTACCTTCAGGCGGTGCCGCCAACGGGATCGATCAGCTACGTCAACCATTCGACGGCGTCGATCCACCCGATTGCGGCGAAGATCGAGATCCGCAAAGAGGGCAAGCTCGGCCGCGTCTACTACCCGGCCCCGCACATGACCGACGACAATCTCGAGTTCTACGAGGATGCCTACGAGATCGGCCCCGAGAAGATCATCGACACCTACGCCGCAGCCACCCAGCACGTCGATCAGGGGCTATCGCTGACGCTGTTCTTCAAAGACACGGCCACGACACGCGATATCAACCGGGCACAGATCTACGCCTGGCGGAAAGGCATC
This DNA window, taken from Gulosibacter molinativorax, encodes the following:
- the nrdE gene encoding class 1b ribonucleoside-diphosphate reductase subunit alpha — translated: MTITAPPTTDTTPAPPKRAGIGERKDYHALNAQLNLFAADGAIQFDKDREAADAYLAQQVAPNSMRFGSVWERLEWLIKHDYYEEAYLRAYDADFVELLHERASGFGHRFQTFLGAFKFFTSYALKTFDGGSYLEGFEERVVATALFLGQGDADLAARLVEEMLSGRFQPATPTFLNAGKAQRGELVSCFLLRLEDNLESIGRSVNSALQLSKRGGGVALLLTNLRETGAPIKQIENQASGVVPVMKILEDSFSYANQLGARQGAGAAYLHAHHPDIMRFLDTKRENADEKIRIKTLSLGVVIPDITFELAKQNREMHLFSPYDVLRETGIPLSDQSVSDRYEEFVANPRIRKTTISARDFFKTLAELQFESGYPYVLFEDTVNRANPLQGWVNMSNLCSEILQVNTPSTYDSAIGYAEVGRDISCNLGSLNVAQAMASPDFGATVETAVRALTSVSDQTDVDAVPSVAAGNAASHAIGLGQMNLHGYLASQRIYYGSEEGIDFTDAYFRAVAYHALRASNRLAIEHGEAFAGFEQSDYADGGYFDRYVAEEWRPGTERVRDLFTTAGITLPSVADWEQLRDSIREHGTYNAYLQAVPPTGSISYVNHSTASIHPIAAKIEIRKEGKLGRVYYPAPHMTDDNLEFYEDAYEIGPEKIIDTYAAATQHVDQGLSLTLFFKDTATTRDINRAQIYAWRKGIKTLYYIRLRQLALEGTEIEGCVSCAL